TAAAttcttgataaattttattgctCTCTCTTTTGATTGTCGTTCTTATAACACCTTATAAGCTATCTTGAACTATGATAAACTTCTTGCTGTGTTGCAAATACCCTTCTTGAGTTAGGTTCTGCATCAGATATGTGaacataaatttgaatgaatgtaaTCATTTGTTCATAGACTCAGGTCTGCTTGTGCAAAGTCCGCATATAGATTAGTGTGCATCATATCAAACCAACTCATATATTGTGCATGACCTCATTTGATAGGATATATCAGTTTACTTTAGCATTTGTATAGGGTTCCTCATAGGATATATCAAACCAAATATTCTGCATGTTCAAGTGTCTATTGCAAGTGTATTTGTTGTTTGCATCTAGTTGAAACCATATTCTGCATGCTGAAATGGCATTATTTGTTGATGTAATCGTCCTTGTTGAAGCTATTATTAGTTATTGGCATGATTAGAATCATCAGTTCTGTCAaagagataatttttttattttcctccaGTGCATTAGATAAATCATGAAGCTGAAATAGGgaataggaaaataaattactCTGATTTCATCTCTTTTATGCAATTGCATGAATTATAGAGGCAAGGAATTGTAAACATGGATTTTCAGTAACTTCTTTGTCTTGTGATATTTTCAGGATCATGATGTTTTGTAACCCCAGCTTTGTTTCAACGATTATAAAGAAACAAGAGATGCAATTGATATCAGTGAAAGCTCAACTATCTAAAATtaatgtagttttttttattctcttgtaGCCTTGTGCTTATATAGAATCttgtttataaagaaaatggGACTGCTTTGATCCCACTTAGTGGGATGTTTATGTATCAAGTCagaaattatacaaattttatttcttcaCCAAAGAAATCCCGTAAAAgtgttatttatgatttatctGGGCAGGTCATTCCCATTGTACATTGAGTAGGATTACGTACAAGTCAAATTGTGCACAATTTTTTACAGTATTACAATGATGAATCCTTGATACATCTCACATACATATTTGGATCATGCAAAATGGTGATTACGTACAAATCATATTGTGCAAAACAATCCTCAATACACAAATAACTACTGCATTCACACTGCCGTCAAATAACACAATCCTTGGATTAAGCCATCTGGTAAAATAGTGAGTCATAATATTCATTCCAATTGGATACAACATTACAAAGCAGCTTATTACAACCTTTAGTCATAATATTCATTCCAAGAATACAAGAGAATCCAAGATTCTAATCTAAGTAGTctcatttttttgtttcctcCTGTGTGCATACTTTTAGCACCAAATTGGCTTTTCCTCCAGTGTACAAAACATCAAAACCACCTGAAAATATCACAAGACGGTGTGACTAAACTTGGTATTCTGAAAATATTACATTTAGTGCAATGATTATTAACCTGGCATAAGGCAAGAAATCTAAGCTAAATGTCCACCAACCCATGTACATGGATGAAAAACTCATTTCCAAGAGAACTGAGAATCTCATACTTACGGTTGTCCACcagctgtaaaatagatcatcAGAATTCAGCCATATACAGCATCTCAGCAACCCAATGGAGGCCTTACAGAAATGGTTTGCAACACCTGAAAACTAAAAACTTCACGCAGGAGATCCCTCAACCAGCCCAATCCAATCCAATGATGTTCCAAGGAATAGTTTGGTAAGATTATCTCCTTCCAAAATTATAAACTCTACACAATAGGACTGCATACATGAGAAAATCCTAGAAATGAACCTCAAAACCAAGACCATGAATCAATATTGAACATGACTTATAGATATGTAATTGGCAATGTCAAAGTATAGGCTAGGCCTGATGATAATCTAACTTCCCAATGAGGAATTACTGATCCAAAAGCAAACTAAGCCTATAGTTCTTCATTTTTTGCTTTTCTGTTAAGCTAAGTTGCAGCATAAGTGAccactcaaaagatagttatgATTCAAActagaccttttcctcaagctCCAATCCCTCTATAACCTGCCACAGCAAAAATAGATTTGATCCCTCTATTTGTTTTGATTGCCTTCACGGTATCATCTCACTTCCCTATCTTAcatttcatcttcttttcttaCTTGTAAATGTGCCAACAGCATTCCGAGGAAACTACAATCAAGACATCAAGTACAGGAGGGTTCAAAAGTTATTTCATTTCGGtctaaatatttcaatttgagTGGTGCGACAATATAAAAATTCAAGTTATTTCAACTTGCGTTAGGAGAATCTGTCCACATATCAGATTATATGTCAATGGAACGCAAATGAGAGGAGGGACACCAAAAGAAAAGTTGTTGAAGGGGGTGAATGACCAAGCACCTTAAGGAAAAACTTATGCGAAAGGAATCGAAGTAACTGGAGGCTTGGGAGGAGGGGCTGTGCGAGGCGACGACAGCATCAGCACCCTGCTGTGATTTCTACCAAATACCCCAAACTCGAGACAGATagaaagacagagagagagttagACAGAGAGAAGCGAAGTAGATGGAGAGAGAAGTATCCTCACCTTCAAAGGCGCTCGGAGAGGTGGGGACGAAAGGAAACGAAAAGGGGTCTCTCTCTGAGATTTGGGGTTTTGAAACATTCGACGGTGTCATTGTTCCCACGCCAGTGGAGGTCTGGGCTGGGTGCGCTCGACAGGCACATTGCACGGTGGCCACTGAAAGTGAAAGAAGAGGGGCGGGGAGGGAgagcagaggagagagagagttcgcGGGGGGTTTGGGCGGGCTTTGAGAGAGaccaaaagaatttttttttgaataaaagcaTTTCACCGAAAGTTTCGGACACATAAGACTGATGGAGACCTTGGGCAGAGAAGTAGGCAGCGTtgtagagaagaaagaaaaagaaagaataaagccCTGTCGGATGAGTGGTAAAGCAGCGGTATAACGTCGTAAGGgaatcattacaagaaaaatttagttgtaagtataattatatattaatatgtgtattattttaatataattaattaaaatataaattttattaaaaatagtattaatttatatcttaaatataaaaaaattaatattaatacatatattaatatgtaattttgattgtacgtaacaaaattaaaataaaaagaacggTGATAGACTTAGCCTTATCACTATtcatttattagttataaaagatttaaaaatttttaattttttattatttttttaatatatttttataacatctttaattattaagaaataattaaaaaaatatataattttattaataattacttttttaattagtaaataaaattaaaaaataaaaaaatttaaataaaaataataataaatgaataatagaATAATTGTAACTCTATTATttcctaaataaaaaataagtcacGTCGGATAGCGTAATAAGCCGGTAGtagtgagataaaatgaaataagctTAAAATTGTGTTATCATCCCACTTGTTAAACCTGCATCGAGGAACCCAGTTTTTTTGTTCTTAGCTGTAAGTCTGCTGCCATTATCTACCCACTCGTTTTCTTTGCCCACCTTGGAGTAATTTGACTTGACCTTAGAAAGGTCGTCTTTCCCATTTGTTAcgaagggaaacttcttggttaAAGTCGCTTCAATTTTGGCAATCACCAAAATCAGGCTTTAGTTTAGCTTTCAGGGATGGATAGAAGGcgtgatgaagaaaataataatgtagTTGCAGTCTACGAAGCCTCGTTGAATGGCTGTGTAAGCACCTTGAACACGTCGATCCAAAGGGATGCAATGCTTCTTCATAAAATCTCGTTGACATCCTTCGCTGAAACCCCCTTACATATAGCAGCTTTGCTTGGCCATGTCGAATTTACTGGAGCTCTTCTCAGCAAGAAACCAAATCTTGCTAATGAAGTTGACTCATTGGGTCGAACCCCCCTTCACTTGGCTTCTGCAGAAGGTCACACcgagattgtaaagttattgcTGCCAACAAATGCAGAAATTTGCCTAGTTTGTGATGAAGATGGAAGAATTCCTCTCCATTTAGCCGCAATGAGAGGACGAATGGAGGCGATGAAAGAGTTGCTTTTTGCCAAACCAGACTCGATCAGGGTGGAGCTCGATGGCTGTAAGGTTTTTCACTTGTGTGTTCAATATAATCATTTGGATGCTCTGAAACTACTTGTGGAATCCTCCATTAATGAGGATGATTTCCTCACCTCCAAAGACAGTGACGGTAACTCAATATTGCATTTAGCCACCATGCTCAAGCAAACGAAGGTACTGTGTAATTAATATTCTCTAAAATTACTCTATTCTGACGAGAGAAAATGTTATGAATTCTCTTTCTAACGTAGTACCATTATCGTGTTCTTaaaaattatatgagatttACATATCATTGATAGAGTATAGAAAATATCAGAGTGTTTGTAGGTTGAATTCACTGCACTACTTGTATTTTGCAGgggatatattatatatagagaatCAATTAATAGAGTCTGTATAGTATACAAATACATTATCTAGTGTTTGAGCTGTAGATAAACTCTTTGTTCCTAGATCTTCGGTCTTATCCTCGGACTGTTTGTGTTTATTGTTTACAATCATGACCAGCACTTTTAAagctcctttcttttcttttcattttccgcTAATTTCATTTATATACACATTTCTTTTCGTATACAAACATCTATTTAGTGCAGAAAATATTACCAAATATGATCTAGATTGGAAGAACATTCTAGTATAAAGAAGACATGCATGGAATATTACACTTTttctcttctgtttttttttccttggggTGCTGGCCCCCTCCCCTTGGCTTTGTTATGAAAGAATCATAAATTTTTCTATCATAGATAGACATGACCAAAAATAGACAAATCAAGCATGTAGTTCTTGTAAACATCATGCAAAATAAAGGAGAATATAGGCCCACTAAAggttatttgaattgttttatttgtgcaGACCATAAAATACTTGCTGTCAATATCGGAAATAAAAAGAGAGGTCAATGCCACGAACAGAATGGGTTACACAGCGTTGGATGTCTTAGAGTTCTCTCCTAGAGACTTCAAATATCTTAGAATCCAAGACATTTTCAAAGAAGCTGGCGCAAGAAGATGCACGAATCTGATGATCAGTACTTCTTCCTCATTAGGACCAACAGTACGCCCAGGTGCTGAAGCACAAACAGCACAAAACACCTTTAATGAAGCAGTACAAGCATCTCAATCATCAAGGTTTCTCCGGTCGTGGTCATGGGTTGAATATCTGAGACACCAAGGTAATTGGATGGAAGAGAGACGAGGcacattgatggtagtggcgaCTGTGATtgcaaccatggctttccaagcTGGGATCACCCCACCAGGTGGTGTTTGGCAAGAAAACACAACCAAGGGGGGGTTTTAATTGTTCACAACCTGAGTGTGAAGCAGGCACTGCAGTTTTGTCTTATGCTTGGCCGCTAACTTACCTAATATTCTTGGCTTTCAACAGTGTCTCTTTCGTTGCATCTCTATGTGCCATGCTTCTGATAATAAGCGGATTTCCTCTGAGGAACAAGTTTGCTATATGGTTAACATCAGCCATGATCACTACCGTCACGTTCATGGCACTCACCTATATTTTCGCAGTGGTTTTGGTCACCCCACGTTTTCTGCTGCCTAAATTTGATTTTATGGTTGGCTTCTCAACAGTCACTTGGATTGAATTGCTCGTCATTCTTGTTGTGGTTCACGCAATCAGCCTATATTGGATGGTGAAAAAAATACGCAAATCCACGCACAGGTCTAATATTAGCGGGTCCAGTACTAGATCATGACATGGTCAATGTCTAACAGGAAATATTGTggcatacaatttttttatggaGTATGATGCAATGTAATATATTGATTAATGCTTTTAATGGcgttttgtttttatggagtATGATGCAATGTAATATATTGATTAATGCTTTTACTAATTACTCATTGTTTCGATCAGAGTTGCAATTCTTGTTATTGTATCATGAACGTACGTCTAGTTTATAATTTCGAGTTGTACATGAATCAATCACAATTCCTTTATTTAATTAGGTCGATCCAAACTCATTAATATCATATTAGATTTGTGGCTTGTGTAAAAAATTATCAACTTTAAACGTAATAAACGTTGCATATTAAGTTCTACTTTGATAAGTTGAGTTCATATTGTCTAtgaataaactatatataatccGACTCAttaattaaacacatcaaatcaaacATTCAATACTTCCAACTTTTGGACTCTTTTACGCCCGTGCCaccacatacatacatacgcAATAAGCATACACATTCAGCGGAACAGATCTAACCCACAACTCTATATCAATTTAAGTAATGATACAAAGAGCATTTACAGAGGAAGAGTCTCTTCCATTGATTCTATGAAGAATGATGTGCAAGAAAAATTGCATTCTTTATATTGTTCCACAGGGCCATATCGAAATCTTTTCAACCCGTCAGCCACTTCGATTCTTCTCATGGCTTGCAAGCATTTGATACCTATACTAGCTAAACCATGATGCAAAAAAATCTGATTATTTTTCTATGCTTTTGTCTGTTCTGCAGGATTAATATAACCAGCCTTAATTCTGCAAGGTAATCCCATGTAGACAGGAGCTCTTACCTTTAACCTGGAAATTATCGCATCAACTCTTTTGAGTACGAATGTTCTTCCAGATGCAGAAACCAAGGCAAAAAGAGTTTCTGGAACCACTTCCTCACCTTTCTGATTACCCAGCATGACAGTGGATATAAATTTAGTCGCCACCACAGGGCAACTGACATTCTAGGGATCTTGTTCTTCCTCATGCATGCCTTGAAGCACTATCGTGATCGTGCAACTGTGCAGATCTTAAATGGGGCTGATCCTGCAAGTAGGGTTACAAAAACAAACGagtaaaagcatgaaaaatTGCAGTTCAAGATGCCAACGTAATTGCCACATTTTGCACACACACCTGAAGGCTATAACTGAAATTTGATGTCAGACAAAAATCCAATTGTCCCTGTATGAATGAAATCATGATTGAGGAAGTTTCATCACATAAATAATACTTACATGGCCAAAATTCTCTACAAATACAATGTGATACTATACCAGCCTGTGAATGCTTTGTTGAGAGCCAAAAAAACCATCATGGCTGGGTGCTATTGAATTCAATTGTCCCTAAAAGCATATAATTCcccccatatgaaaaaaaaaaaaaaaacaacaacagctTTGTTTGGATTTGaagggaacaaaaaaaaaaaaaaggaaagaaagaaagaagaagaatagcaTTGTCTTAACTTAGGCATGACTTACCAGGCCCTGCATGCTATGTTGACTAACATAGTATCCATCATGTGGTGGCTCCATCAAATTCAACTGCACCTGTAATCAGTACCATTTACAAGTATCATAATTTGTCActattttttatacaaaaaattcaaaaagttctttaaaaaaaaaattggcccaGTACAAAAATATGTACCAGTCCTTGAACATTTTGTTGAGCACTGTAGTATCCATTAAGGTTCATTCCATCTGAGCTTAAGTTATCCTACAAGCAAGAAAGCCTGAGATATATCATATCTGCGAAACTTCTACtttcccaagaaaaaaaaaatgcacaccTTTCTCACTACTTTTCAACcacatatatgtatttattatcATTCTTTACATGATCCTGGGCGTTCTCAGTTTAGAGTGGATTGCATTTGATGAAATTATTATAGCATTTTTAATATGCTCCCATGCATTCTGTTAAGGATTGTAATTGGATCATAACAAGAATGAAGATTAGACAAACCATTTGTTGCAAGCTGTCTTGCACCTAGACTAGTACAGCCTCTGGCTCTGATGGTACCTAAACAAAAGAGGTATTCgtttattcaaaaataaaatgtagtGACAGAGATATAAAAGGaacataaatacataaaacGTTAACTTCAGAACCAACCTTTCTCTTCTTGTATgtattcttcttcttatttgttTTAGCCCTCGGACTTCCTTGATTATCCTCTTCTTCACGAAGACCATGAGCTTTGCTACTAGATTCTGCAACATTAATAGTACAGTTATTCACATTCACACAATGTTTCAGAGCTTCTCATATTGCCCGGAAAGCAACACTATAACTCTCTTCAGATAATGATCCCTCTTCACTCAATTCAATGGCTTGTTTGCATAAATCATTGTAACGTTGCACCCTAGTCTGTATCCTTTCTGTTCGTTCATCCTTTGATTGCCTGCTCTTAGCATCTTTTGTCCACCTCTTCAAAACATATCGAGATGGGATACTTGAAAGACCACAGATTTGGAGAACAATCATTGCATGTCTACAGAGGAAACCTTGGTATTCAAACAAGTGGCAGAAACAAGAAACCTCTGACTTTATTTCATTCCATGTTACCATAAAATATTCACCCTTTTCACAATCTTGAACTCTAAATGTAGTAGTTGTTCCatcttcactttcttttttgggATGACAGCCAACTACACCTAAAATCTCAACTTGAAACTTCTTGAATATTGCATGCGTGTAAACTGTTGATAATTGCTTTTCCCAAGGTGAAGGAGACCTTAACGCAGGCTGTTTGTGCCATGCATCAAAATCTGCTCTGGCTTCCTCTTCATACCTGTTCTGTAGAATTGTCCCATATTGCCTCACAAGCTCCTTCAGTGTAATTTTCTTATGAatgtacttgtcaaaaaaagagTTCCTACTTTTGGAACACTGAGGTGTAGACATTCCAGCTAAAAAAAATCCCCCATATAAGTAGGCACCCACTTTTTTCGATCATCATACAAGGATCGTATCCATTCATCATCTTGAAGTTCAAATCTAGTAACCATTTTCCACCATCTCATGTCAAACTGCTCATCTGTCCATGACTTGAGAATACACTTGTTAAATTTTGCCAGAAAGTTTTCATGCCGTTTTATCACATAAGCTAGACTTTCAGGGATTCTTTCCAAAACATGCCACAGAGAAAAACAATGATGTGTATTTGGGAAGACTTCCTCGATGGCTGCCTTCAAGGCTCTGTCTTGATCGGTAATCATTACTTTTGGAGCTTGACCACCCATTGCTCTAAGCCATGTCTTCATCAACCAAACAAACGTTGATTTAGTCTCATCTGCAACCAATGCACATCCAAGCAACATGGACTGAGAGTGATGATTCACCCCTACAAAAGGAGCAAATGGCaacttttcattgttttttatatatgatGTATCAAAAGAAACAGCATCTTTAAAACTGACATAATCATGCCTACTTTTGGCATCAACCCAAAAAAGATTTCTCAAACGCTGCTCTTCATTCAAATCCATCGCATAGAAGAAGTTAGGATTTTCCTTTTGGATACGCTTAAAGTACTCGAGCATTACTTGGGCATCTCCCTCATCCAAAGTCAATTGCTGGCCTTTATCAAACTGATAACTTGTGTCACTCTGAAGAAACCCTATATCTTGATACCTACCAGACTGTCTAGACATTTCAACATACATTTTTCTTGTTCGTTCACTAACAGAATGCAAAATGTCAATATTATTCTTCTCAGCTAACTTTATATTTCTATGAATCCGAAAATGATATGCTAGAGCAGGTAAAAGCTCATGATTATGCTCCTTAAGGAATTCATAAATAATCCGCTTCCCATTAGGCCTTCTCTTCATATGCATGCTGGCTTTACAGTCTGTTTTTTTCAGACTTGGTCACCGAGCACTCCCACTATCTGATTCCAGAGTGAATCCGTATCTGGAACATGCAAATTTGGCATCAATAAATTCTTTTGACTTCTTTGAGCGACGACTATTTTTAATTGAAGTGGTGAACCCCATAGATTTGGCATACTCTTGATAGAATGAGTATGCGACCTCGTGCGATTCAAATTCGATGCCATTGCATGGCTCAAAATCTGTATCTTCTTCAAATGCTACAACATCCCTTTTAGAAGAACTAACAGCCCCACCTTCTCTATTATGCACTTCCTCCACAAAGTCACACATGTTTTCACTTACTCTAACATGATGCACATTGTCTTAGCAGTCCAACATAGTTACAACTGCATTTTAAATCCTGCCCACCCTTATTTTCTGCAGACGTGATTTACGACCTGTTTCCATGAGGAAGGTTCAATCTTTCCCAAGATAATTTACAACCTGAAGATGAACAAGAATATATTACTTTCAAAAAACGAGAATTGATcaaagaaatttaaaacacaatgcAGGTGAACAAATTGTCAAAACATCTTCAGACCTTCTCATCAAATTCTAAAGATCTCAAAAACCAAGTCCCATGAAAAGGTAACCATTTTGAGCGAGTATTACTCATATAGATATCAACATAAACTTAACTCAATCAAACCTTAAACCTAAGTAGTGCCTGCTGCTCATCACAACGGTAATTTTCAGCAGGAAAATGTCATCCATGAACTTATATTCATTTTAGGTTGACATGGATTTTTTCCTTATATCAAATAAAAGTAGAATGGAAAATGTCATTTAA
The genomic region above belongs to Carya illinoinensis cultivar Pawnee chromosome 4, C.illinoinensisPawnee_v1, whole genome shotgun sequence and contains:
- the LOC122307837 gene encoding ankyrin repeat-containing protein ITN1-like; this translates as MDRRRDEENNNVVAVYEASLNGCVSTLNTSIQRDAMLLHKISLTSFAETPLHIAALLGHVEFTGALLSKKPNLANEVDSLGRTPLHLASAEGHTEIVKLLLPTNAEICLVCDEDGRIPLHLAAMRGRMEAMKELLFAKPDSIRVELDGCKVFHLCVQYNHLDALKLLVESSINEDDFLTSKDSDGNSILHLATMLKQTKTIKYLLSISEIKREVNATNRMGYTALDVLEFSPRDFKYLRIQDIFKEAGARRCTNLMISTSSSLGPTVRPGAEAQTAQNTFNEAVQASQSSRFLRSWSWVEYLRHQGNWMEERRGTLMVVATVIATMAFQAGITPPGGVWQENTTKGGF